A part of Halobacillus shinanisalinarum genomic DNA contains:
- the xylA gene encoding xylose isomerase, with protein sequence MSYFTNVGKINYEGSQSMNPFAFKFYNPEEMVGGQTMEEHLRFGVAYWHTFTEDLSDPFGTGTALRPWEKFEGMDLAKARVEAAFEFFEKLNVPYFCFHDVDIAPEGSNLRESNQNLDTIVDMIKEYMKDSNTKLLWNTVNNFTHPRFVHGAASSNNADVFAYAAAKVKKGLEIGKELGSENYVFWGGREGYETLLNTDMKLELDNLGRFFQMAIDYAKEIGFNAQFLIEPKPKEPTTHQYDFDVASGYAFLQKYELHDHFKFNIEANHATLAGHTFEHELHYARVNNVLGSVDANQGHPLLGWDTDEFPTDLYSTTLAMYEIIKNGGLGRGGLNFDAKVRRGSFTPEDLFLAHIAGMDSFAVGFKVAKKLYDDRIFEDLINNRYGSFSSGIGKEIVEEKSNFHSLEKHALGLTEINQESGRLENIKSIMNQYLLKAYAGEK encoded by the coding sequence ATGTCCTACTTTACAAATGTCGGCAAAATCAATTACGAAGGTTCTCAATCTATGAACCCTTTCGCTTTTAAATTCTACAACCCCGAAGAAATGGTAGGCGGTCAAACGATGGAGGAACACCTCCGTTTCGGGGTTGCCTATTGGCATACATTCACAGAAGACTTATCTGACCCGTTCGGAACCGGTACGGCACTTCGTCCTTGGGAGAAGTTTGAGGGGATGGATCTTGCAAAGGCCCGTGTAGAGGCTGCTTTTGAATTCTTCGAAAAGTTAAATGTCCCTTATTTTTGTTTTCATGATGTTGATATTGCCCCAGAAGGAAGTAATTTAAGAGAGTCTAACCAAAATCTCGATACCATTGTAGATATGATCAAAGAATACATGAAGGATAGCAATACGAAACTACTTTGGAATACGGTCAATAATTTCACTCATCCACGCTTTGTGCATGGGGCGGCGTCTTCCAATAATGCCGATGTGTTCGCTTATGCAGCGGCAAAAGTGAAAAAAGGACTGGAAATCGGTAAGGAATTAGGTTCTGAAAACTATGTATTCTGGGGTGGACGCGAAGGCTACGAAACATTATTGAATACAGATATGAAGTTAGAACTTGATAACCTTGGGCGTTTTTTCCAAATGGCTATTGACTACGCTAAAGAGATCGGATTCAATGCACAGTTTTTAATCGAACCGAAGCCGAAAGAGCCGACGACCCACCAATATGATTTCGATGTAGCTTCCGGTTATGCTTTCTTACAAAAATACGAACTTCACGATCATTTTAAATTCAATATCGAGGCCAACCATGCTACTTTAGCGGGCCATACGTTCGAGCATGAGCTTCATTATGCAAGAGTCAACAACGTTCTTGGGTCGGTGGATGCTAATCAGGGACATCCATTACTCGGGTGGGATACCGATGAATTTCCGACTGATTTGTATTCTACGACACTCGCCATGTATGAAATCATTAAAAACGGCGGATTAGGTAGAGGTGGATTAAATTTTGATGCCAAGGTACGACGTGGTTCCTTCACACCGGAAGACCTGTTCCTCGCTCATATTGCTGGAATGGATAGCTTTGCAGTTGGATTTAAGGTTGCCAAGAAACTCTATGATGATAGGATTTTCGAAGATCTTATCAATAATCGCTATGGCAGTTTTTCGAGCGGGATTGGCAAAGAAATTGTAGAAGAGAAGTCTAACTTCCATTCACTTGAGAAGCATGCGCTAGGATTGACTGAAATCAACCAAGAGTCTGGCCGTCTAGAAAATATCAAATCTATCATGAATCAATACTTACTGAAAGCTTATGCTGGAGAGAAATAA
- the xylB gene encoding xylulokinase, with translation MKYVIGVDLGTSAVKLLLINQQGEIVQEVSKSLSLIQERNGYSEQDPRVWVKESVSGLSELLEKFGGSADDIEGISFSGQMHGLVLLNGENQVLRNAILWNDTRTTKQCKEIYEVVGNDRLLEITKNPALEGFTLPKLLWVKEQEPEIFSKAAKFVLPKDYLRYKLTGLLHMDYSDAAGTLLLDIRSNSWSNELCEALELSPDLCPPLVDSHEQTGSITSYISELTGLSTSTRVFAGGADNACAAIGSGILEEGKTLCSIGTSGVILSYESSNDKEFGGKVHYFNHGASEAYYTMGVTLAAGYSLSWFKEVFANNESFEDLVDKVDTVPPGSNGLLFTPYVFGERTPHADASIRASFIGMDSSHTRNDFVRAVMEGITFSLNGSIDLFRKNGKKIVTVVSTGGGTKNDHWLQMQADIFDVNVIKLASEQGPGMGAAMLAAYGCGWFDSLKDCADTFLKVDQTYTPDPEKVKKYNEIFAIYLDVYGQTKRLNERLVPYRK, from the coding sequence ATGAAGTATGTCATTGGCGTCGACCTAGGTACCAGTGCGGTGAAGCTCTTGCTTATAAATCAACAAGGTGAAATCGTCCAGGAAGTTTCAAAGTCTTTGTCATTGATCCAGGAGAGAAATGGATATAGTGAGCAGGATCCTCGCGTTTGGGTCAAAGAATCAGTCAGTGGTCTTTCCGAGCTTTTAGAAAAGTTCGGGGGTTCTGCTGACGACATTGAAGGTATCAGTTTTTCTGGGCAAATGCATGGACTTGTTTTGCTGAATGGAGAAAACCAAGTCTTGCGTAATGCCATCCTATGGAATGACACGCGAACGACGAAGCAATGCAAGGAAATCTATGAGGTCGTAGGAAATGACAGGCTACTTGAAATTACAAAAAACCCGGCGTTGGAAGGCTTCACATTACCGAAGCTACTATGGGTGAAGGAGCAGGAGCCTGAAATCTTCTCAAAAGCAGCTAAGTTTGTTTTGCCGAAAGATTATTTGCGGTATAAGTTAACGGGTTTGCTTCATATGGATTATTCGGATGCTGCGGGTACGTTATTGTTAGACATCCGCTCGAACAGCTGGAGTAATGAGCTATGTGAAGCTTTAGAACTGAGCCCAGATTTGTGTCCACCCTTAGTCGACTCCCATGAACAAACAGGGTCGATCACATCGTATATATCAGAGTTGACGGGTCTTTCCACCTCTACCCGTGTATTCGCAGGAGGAGCCGACAATGCTTGTGCTGCAATCGGTTCGGGCATATTGGAAGAAGGGAAAACCCTTTGCAGTATCGGGACCTCCGGTGTAATCCTTTCTTATGAATCTAGCAATGATAAAGAATTCGGAGGTAAAGTCCATTACTTCAACCATGGGGCATCAGAGGCTTACTACACGATGGGCGTCACGTTAGCCGCCGGGTATAGTCTGAGCTGGTTCAAAGAAGTGTTTGCAAACAATGAATCCTTTGAAGATCTTGTAGATAAGGTTGACACGGTCCCGCCTGGTTCCAATGGTTTACTTTTCACCCCTTATGTATTTGGTGAACGTACCCCGCACGCAGATGCGTCCATACGTGCAAGCTTTATCGGAATGGATAGCTCTCATACAAGGAATGACTTTGTTCGAGCCGTCATGGAAGGGATTACCTTCTCCTTGAACGGGTCCATCGACCTTTTCCGTAAAAATGGCAAGAAAATCGTTACGGTAGTATCGACAGGTGGTGGAACAAAGAATGACCATTGGCTCCAGATGCAAGCGGACATTTTTGATGTGAATGTCATCAAGCTGGCCAGTGAACAGGGGCCTGGTATGGGGGCGGCGATGCTTGCTGCCTACGGGTGTGGTTGGTTTGATTCATTGAAGGATTGTGCAGACACATTCCTGAAAGTGGATCAGACCTACACTCCTGACCCAGAGAAGGTGAAAAAATATAACGAAATTTTTGCTATATATCTGGATGTTTATGGACAAACGAAAAGATTGAATGAAAGACTTGTCCCTTATCGCAAATGA
- a CDS encoding IclR family transcriptional regulator, translated as MTGTNHSFSRISAVDNAIDLLLLLSNKSDRSIRELGEELNVTKSTLHRTLQTLEDRGFVKQDRISQKYSLGYKILELSVKLKSQSEIRNLALENMEELRDLIGDTVQLAILEGEQILIIETIEGTKELRIFSKAGQTLPLTYGNFGRVFLSHMDFSKVQTLIEKYPLKQYGSESIVDKETYLNKLKDVKANGISVSIDDPIDGAVSMAVPIFDKAGNVIASLSIVGAKTSQLVENITSVQQLVKNIGLKITEKV; from the coding sequence GTGACTGGAACGAATCATTCTTTTTCACGTATCTCTGCTGTTGATAATGCAATTGATCTTTTGCTGCTATTAAGTAATAAAAGTGATAGAAGTATCCGTGAACTCGGAGAAGAACTTAATGTTACTAAAAGTACATTACATCGTACATTACAGACCCTTGAAGACCGAGGTTTTGTGAAACAAGACCGTATTTCTCAGAAGTATTCATTGGGTTATAAAATTCTTGAACTTAGCGTCAAACTCAAAAGCCAAAGCGAAATAAGGAATTTAGCTCTTGAGAATATGGAGGAGTTACGAGACCTTATTGGAGATACCGTCCAATTAGCCATTTTGGAGGGAGAACAAATCCTAATTATAGAAACTATTGAAGGAACAAAAGAACTTCGGATTTTCTCTAAAGCAGGTCAAACCTTACCCCTTACCTATGGGAATTTTGGGAGGGTTTTTTTATCCCATATGGATTTTTCTAAAGTACAAACACTCATTGAAAAATATCCATTAAAGCAATATGGATCAGAATCGATTGTAGACAAAGAAACATATTTGAACAAATTAAAAGACGTTAAAGCAAACGGCATCTCTGTTAGTATTGATGATCCAATAGATGGAGCTGTGAGTATGGCAGTGCCTATTTTTGATAAAGCAGGGAATGTTATTGCCTCTCTTTCCATTGTCGGAGCTAAAACATCACAACTGGTCGAAAACATAACATCAGTTCAACAGCTTGTTAAAAATATAGGACTAAAAATTACAGAGAAAGTATAA
- a CDS encoding Rossmann-fold NAD(P)-binding domain-containing protein: protein MNKVLLVGPGEVGGHILEFLARDPRCPELIVCDINEEVGRKKVNNAINGAAINRLYPKITFKKMDLLDVETTARLIENEKPDVIINCAVLQTWHVIRKLPKEEYAKLSAASLGAWLPCQLALPYHLMLAVKKSRLNPHVINTALSDLVNPVLANVGLTPTIGIGNVDVIEPAVRTFVSNYFQVPTDLVKIYLVAHHEWWVYPREEGYKKAPYFIKVVVNDKDVTNQFDTDQLLWDAIKSYPPGTEFTTVSASSTIKNMFALMSPSGIFTHSPTPKGLPGGYPIILSSKGAETALPEEISLEEAIQINEESAKLDGIDHIKDDGTVVYSDYTHKILKEMLGFDHASFKPEESLELAKELMSKYKEFASQCETVIS, encoded by the coding sequence ATGAATAAAGTACTTCTTGTCGGTCCTGGTGAAGTAGGCGGTCATATTTTAGAGTTCCTAGCCAGAGATCCGAGATGCCCTGAACTGATTGTATGTGATATTAATGAGGAAGTAGGACGAAAAAAGGTAAATAATGCGATTAATGGGGCCGCCATTAATCGCCTCTACCCAAAGATCACATTTAAAAAAATGGATTTATTGGACGTAGAAACAACTGCCCGTCTCATTGAAAATGAAAAACCGGATGTTATCATTAACTGTGCTGTTTTACAAACTTGGCATGTTATTCGAAAACTACCAAAAGAAGAGTACGCAAAGCTAAGTGCTGCAAGTTTAGGTGCTTGGCTTCCGTGCCAATTAGCACTCCCTTATCATCTGATGCTGGCAGTTAAAAAGTCCAGATTGAACCCCCATGTTATTAATACGGCGTTGTCGGACTTGGTAAATCCAGTTTTAGCTAATGTTGGGCTTACTCCGACAATAGGTATTGGTAATGTTGATGTAATTGAACCTGCTGTTAGAACTTTTGTTTCTAATTACTTTCAGGTCCCAACAGATTTAGTAAAAATCTACCTTGTAGCACATCATGAATGGTGGGTTTATCCTAGGGAAGAGGGGTACAAAAAGGCACCGTATTTTATTAAAGTTGTGGTCAATGATAAAGATGTAACAAATCAGTTTGATACCGATCAATTGTTATGGGATGCTATAAAGTCGTATCCCCCTGGAACTGAATTTACAACTGTCTCTGCCAGTTCAACGATAAAAAATATGTTTGCATTAATGAGTCCATCAGGAATATTTACGCATTCGCCTACGCCAAAAGGTTTGCCCGGTGGGTATCCAATTATTCTTAGTAGCAAAGGAGCAGAAACAGCACTCCCTGAGGAAATTTCACTTGAAGAAGCTATTCAAATAAATGAAGAATCGGCAAAATTAGATGGAATTGACCATATTAAGGATGATGGTACTGTAGTGTATTCTGATTATACTCATAAAATATTAAAAGAGATGCTAGGTTTTGATCATGCATCGTTTAAACCGGAAGAGAGCCTAGAACTGGCAAAGGAACTGATGAGTAAATATAAAGAATTTGCCTCCCAGTGTGAAACCGTAATATCTTAA
- a CDS encoding metal-dependent hydrolase family protein — translation MKTAYLVKKLFDGLNEEYKNDVAILVDNEIIQDIVDVDDVPFEYNIHDLGDLFVIPGLFDCHVHLVWNGSSHPKAVMTGETSEMTAVRTAEHARLALLHGITTVRDVGGDYKCVLGVRDAIEQRIIRGSRIIASGNPVIMTGGHVHEFGYEVDGPHEARKGVREMIKRDVDLIKIMASGGIYGKSESPGHPQFTVEEMSVIVEEAHQAGRKVAAHAEGRQGIINALEAGVDTIEHGNLMTEEEAKIMAEKNVFIVPTISTFYYKATFNDQLSGVPDYVMKKVKQIIEGSYNVLRYVKEYNIPIAAGTDDGATCMPHGALFYELELYVHCGLTPFEALMSATSNAAKACGVEKELGTIEPGKKADFIGLKNDPLKDISALREVDTVIKEGKAEKSNAMGLERENNLEHLRVLKTDRILN, via the coding sequence ATGAAAACTGCTTATTTGGTAAAAAAGTTATTTGATGGGCTAAATGAAGAATACAAAAATGATGTAGCCATTCTTGTCGATAACGAAATTATCCAAGATATAGTAGATGTTGATGATGTGCCGTTCGAATACAACATACACGATTTAGGGGATTTATTTGTTATACCTGGGTTATTTGATTGCCATGTTCATTTAGTATGGAATGGCAGTTCACACCCAAAAGCTGTGATGACAGGTGAAACTAGTGAAATGACTGCAGTTCGGACCGCGGAGCATGCTAGATTAGCTCTCCTGCATGGAATAACCACAGTAAGAGATGTAGGGGGCGATTACAAATGTGTTCTAGGTGTTCGGGATGCCATTGAACAGAGAATTATTCGTGGTTCAAGGATAATTGCCTCAGGTAACCCGGTGATTATGACAGGGGGACATGTTCATGAGTTTGGTTATGAGGTAGATGGTCCCCATGAAGCACGAAAAGGTGTTCGTGAAATGATCAAACGAGATGTTGATTTAATTAAAATTATGGCGTCAGGTGGAATATATGGAAAGTCTGAGTCACCAGGGCATCCTCAATTTACGGTAGAAGAAATGTCGGTAATTGTAGAGGAAGCGCATCAAGCGGGACGAAAAGTTGCGGCACATGCTGAGGGAAGGCAAGGAATTATTAACGCTTTAGAAGCAGGGGTTGACACTATCGAACATGGGAACCTGATGACTGAGGAAGAAGCCAAAATCATGGCTGAAAAAAATGTATTTATTGTGCCTACAATATCTACTTTCTATTATAAGGCTACATTTAATGATCAACTTTCGGGAGTTCCTGATTACGTAATGAAGAAAGTGAAACAAATCATTGAGGGAAGCTATAATGTACTTCGTTATGTGAAGGAATACAATATTCCTATTGCGGCGGGTACTGATGATGGGGCTACGTGTATGCCGCACGGTGCTTTATTCTATGAACTGGAATTGTATGTACACTGTGGTTTAACACCATTTGAAGCATTAATGTCAGCAACCTCTAATGCGGCAAAAGCATGTGGGGTTGAGAAGGAATTAGGCACAATAGAGCCTGGTAAAAAGGCAGATTTTATTGGTCTGAAAAATGATCCGTTGAAAGATATCAGTGCGTTACGTGAAGTCGACACGGTCATAAAAGAAGGCAAAGCTGAAAAAAGCAACGCCATGGGTCTTGAACGGGAGAACAACTTAGAACATTTACGAGTTCTTAAAACAGATAGAATTCTAAACTAA
- a CDS encoding TRAP transporter substrate-binding protein, which translates to MKKALLALLLVLIVAMAGCANQSNSSSGDSEKITLKVATHTNQEHYSYKIGIEPWMDKVTELTDGKVEFEVYTNEQLGKAKDSYNLVKNKVADISFIVYAQDKMPLTDLPMLPNIYGSAYEGTRAYWDVSSDGGIMLEKAFLPNGIRPIFNFAVSPFTFGTVNEKIENLEDIEGMKLRTSGGLLDLTLNELQGTPISMPVTDARQALERGTIEGIMTSWLSIKPYQLEKPLNYIISNAPLNGWAAFYAINEEKYQSLPQDVKEAMKKASEETVINLAEKINDSEEKVKTSLKEEGIEIYPLEDEQVQKWEKELDPLVNEWISEMEKKGLPAQKVYDEFKKSVEKYKE; encoded by the coding sequence ATGAAAAAAGCTTTACTAGCGTTGCTTTTAGTTTTGATAGTGGCAATGGCTGGGTGCGCGAACCAATCTAATAGTTCTTCAGGAGATAGTGAAAAGATAACACTCAAAGTAGCAACCCATACGAATCAAGAACACTATTCATACAAAATAGGGATAGAACCCTGGATGGATAAAGTTACTGAATTAACTGATGGAAAAGTTGAATTCGAAGTATATACTAATGAGCAGTTAGGAAAAGCAAAAGACAGTTATAACTTAGTAAAAAATAAGGTTGCTGACATTTCTTTTATAGTATATGCACAAGATAAAATGCCTTTGACAGATTTGCCAATGCTCCCTAATATTTACGGTTCTGCTTATGAAGGTACTCGGGCATATTGGGATGTTTCATCTGATGGAGGAATCATGCTAGAAAAAGCGTTTTTGCCAAATGGAATAAGACCGATATTTAACTTTGCTGTATCTCCCTTTACATTTGGAACAGTAAACGAAAAAATTGAAAATCTAGAGGATATTGAAGGAATGAAACTACGAACCTCTGGTGGTTTACTTGATTTAACATTAAATGAATTGCAAGGTACACCTATATCGATGCCAGTGACTGATGCGCGACAGGCTCTAGAAAGAGGAACTATAGAAGGGATTATGACTTCATGGTTATCTATTAAACCGTATCAGTTAGAGAAACCGCTAAATTACATTATTTCAAATGCTCCATTAAACGGCTGGGCTGCTTTTTATGCAATAAATGAAGAAAAATACCAATCATTACCACAAGATGTCAAAGAAGCTATGAAAAAAGCTAGTGAAGAAACCGTTATAAATCTTGCAGAAAAAATTAATGACTCAGAAGAAAAGGTCAAAACCTCTTTAAAAGAAGAAGGGATAGAAATTTATCCTCTTGAGGATGAACAAGTGCAAAAATGGGAAAAAGAGCTGGATCCACTTGTAAATGAATGGATTTCCGAAATGGAGAAAAAAGGTTTACCTGCTCAGAAAGTTTACGACGAATTTAAAAAATCCGTGGAAAAATATAAAGAATAA
- a CDS encoding TRAP transporter large permease, which translates to MDVIIPVLLLFLFLAFGVPVAIAMGVAGAVGLYMAGGVDSLLGIFQTAPYSSVASYGWVVAPMFILMAEFLSASKIINDLFKSAHKWLGHIPGGLAVATIFASGLMGALSGSSTASAATISSSAVPQMKKFGYNPKLAMGVVSIGGTLSILIPPSTILIIYGIITESSIDKLFIAGILPGIITALGFCVVILLWAFIKSEDAPRISPVPFIERIRSLRLLWPILLLLSLVLIGIYMGIVTITEAAGLAAVGSFIIPLVMGKFTFSSFNQALNNSLKTTTMIFTIIIAGHIYGYYLTITQITQKLVNFVAVLDVSKWTIMLFIVLLYLILGFFMDQIAILLLTLPLTFPVAMSLGFNPIWFGIVVAKTAEIGLVTPPLGLNIFVSSGAAKEDIGIAFKGIIPFVLVDVVILLLLIFLPAISMYLPNQM; encoded by the coding sequence ATGGATGTCATCATTCCTGTTCTTTTACTTTTTTTGTTTTTAGCGTTTGGAGTACCTGTTGCCATCGCGATGGGTGTAGCTGGTGCAGTAGGTTTATATATGGCTGGGGGAGTTGATAGTCTTCTGGGCATTTTTCAAACTGCTCCTTACAGTTCGGTGGCTTCTTATGGTTGGGTGGTGGCCCCAATGTTTATATTGATGGCCGAATTTTTATCAGCGAGCAAAATAATTAACGATTTATTTAAATCTGCTCATAAATGGTTAGGTCATATTCCAGGGGGACTAGCTGTTGCCACTATATTCGCTAGTGGGCTTATGGGTGCTTTATCAGGTTCCAGTACTGCATCGGCTGCTACAATATCTTCATCAGCAGTTCCCCAAATGAAGAAATTTGGTTATAATCCTAAACTGGCAATGGGTGTAGTTAGTATAGGGGGGACATTATCTATATTAATACCACCAAGTACTATATTGATTATTTATGGAATTATTACAGAGTCATCAATAGATAAGCTGTTCATTGCGGGAATTCTTCCGGGAATTATAACTGCCTTGGGCTTTTGTGTTGTGATTTTGTTATGGGCTTTCATTAAATCAGAAGATGCTCCCCGTATTTCGCCTGTTCCGTTTATTGAAAGAATTCGTTCACTGCGCCTTTTGTGGCCTATACTACTTCTTTTATCACTTGTGCTGATAGGAATTTATATGGGCATTGTAACTATTACTGAAGCAGCTGGACTAGCTGCCGTAGGATCTTTTATAATTCCACTTGTAATGGGGAAATTCACCTTTTCTTCATTTAATCAAGCTTTAAATAATTCTTTAAAGACAACGACAATGATATTCACCATCATTATCGCAGGCCATATTTACGGCTACTATTTAACAATAACGCAAATAACGCAGAAACTCGTAAATTTTGTGGCTGTTTTAGATGTTTCCAAATGGACCATTATGTTATTTATCGTTTTACTTTACTTAATATTGGGATTTTTTATGGATCAAATAGCTATATTGCTTTTGACCTTACCATTAACTTTTCCTGTTGCAATGTCACTGGGGTTTAATCCAATATGGTTCGGGATCGTTGTTGCAAAAACTGCTGAGATTGGGCTAGTTACACCGCCACTTGGTTTAAACATATTTGTTTCTTCCGGTGCTGCAAAAGAGGATATAGGTATTGCGTTTAAAGGAATAATACCTTTTGTTTTGGTGGATGTAGTCATATTGCTCTTACTAATCTTTCTTCCAGCCATTAGCATGTATTTACCAAATCAAATGTAG
- a CDS encoding TRAP transporter small permease, which translates to MNILNKIDSLMFCMAKVSIFICMFLITINAAMRYLFNKPLTGTYEFIELFLMVILVFLSLSYTWKLKGFISITVLFNKFPLLIKNLIYFGIIILGVCFFSLIGYEGYATTVEKWLNNEVSSGVIPWPLFLSTVWVPLGCLMIVLRMFLELVIGVRNIFSIGIRSDIFEMQDEIYSNEELE; encoded by the coding sequence TTGAATATTTTAAATAAAATTGACTCTTTAATGTTTTGCATGGCTAAAGTTTCTATTTTTATATGTATGTTTTTAATAACCATAAATGCTGCAATGAGATATTTATTCAATAAGCCTTTGACAGGGACTTATGAATTTATAGAGCTATTCTTAATGGTCATACTCGTATTTTTAAGTTTGAGTTATACTTGGAAATTGAAGGGGTTTATTAGCATAACGGTTTTGTTTAATAAATTTCCATTACTAATTAAAAACTTGATTTACTTTGGGATAATTATTTTAGGGGTATGTTTTTTCTCTTTAATTGGTTATGAAGGTTATGCAACGACAGTAGAGAAATGGCTAAATAACGAGGTATCAAGTGGGGTAATTCCGTGGCCCCTATTTTTATCAACAGTGTGGGTACCACTGGGGTGTTTAATGATTGTGTTAAGAATGTTTTTAGAACTTGTAATAGGTGTAAGAAACATTTTTTCTATAGGTATAAGATCAGATATATTTGAAATGCAGGATGAAATTTATTCTAACGAAGAATTAGAGTGA
- a CDS encoding class I SAM-dependent methyltransferase — protein sequence MKRKNPWTKNKNLVIPITTTLITAAILTYRINRMRNEPSPLPYSQRMFTEFPRPFMSRTRLHMMLQPVAGQRLLEIGPGTGYYSLDATAWISPGGTLDILDVEQRMLDHTIRKVHEFGLDNVFSTQGDAQELPYPANSFDAAFLVATLGEITDQERVLKELHRVLKPDAHLVIGEGQPDPHMVGYQRLRKLVQDKGFILEGKTGNFWGYFAKFKVL from the coding sequence ATGAAACGTAAAAATCCATGGACGAAAAATAAGAATTTAGTAATTCCAATTACTACAACACTAATTACTGCAGCAATCCTCACCTATCGGATAAATCGAATGCGAAATGAGCCGTCTCCTCTCCCATATAGTCAACGAATGTTTACCGAGTTCCCCCGACCATTTATGTCTCGAACCCGATTGCATATGATGCTCCAACCGGTAGCTGGCCAGAGATTACTAGAGATAGGCCCAGGTACTGGATACTATTCTTTAGATGCTACCGCATGGATATCGCCGGGTGGAACTCTAGATATTCTTGATGTCGAACAACGAATGCTAGATCATACCATTCGTAAGGTTCACGAATTTGGATTGGATAATGTGTTCTCGACACAAGGAGATGCACAGGAGCTTCCTTACCCGGCTAACTCCTTTGATGCGGCATTTCTGGTTGCTACTCTTGGAGAGATTACAGATCAAGAGCGCGTCCTCAAAGAGTTGCACCGTGTCCTAAAGCCCGACGCACATCTCGTAATAGGTGAAGGACAGCCAGATCCTCATATGGTGGGTTATCAGCGCTTACGAAAGTTGGTGCAAGATAAGGGATTTATCTTGGAGGGGAAAACAGGAAACTTTTGGGGATACTTCGCCAAATTCAAAGTACTCTAG
- a CDS encoding tyrosine-type recombinase/integrase gives MRVQEVTLEEGKRYILVDGEGIPVIPAVKYLKYLDVTGKSSNTQKTYCYALKQYFLYLQGIGKDYKHIRLEDLVGFVGWLRNPYKSTKVTSLKPVQAKKTERTVNLTVSTVTNFYDYLYRNEELPHDMGEKLMRQVFNGGGKQYKSFLHHVNKDKPSIRNVLKVKEPRKRIQTLTKEQVQQLLTATTNIRDTFLVQLLFETGLRIGEALSLFMEDFKFDHGKGHRIRLTDRGELENGARLKTGEREIFISQSLMDLYDDYLYEVIDELDMDTNFVFVKLRGKNVGKPMTYSEVEALFKRLRKKTGIDVHPHLFRHTHATMYYQETKDIKQVQERLGHSQIQTTMNLYLYPSDEDIRKDWEKAQGAFKI, from the coding sequence ATGCGTGTACAAGAAGTGACCCTAGAGGAAGGGAAAAGATACATATTAGTAGATGGAGAAGGCATTCCTGTAATTCCTGCCGTGAAGTATCTCAAGTATTTAGATGTAACAGGGAAAAGCAGTAATACCCAGAAGACATACTGTTATGCGCTAAAGCAGTATTTCCTTTATTTACAGGGGATAGGGAAAGATTACAAACATATTAGATTAGAAGATTTGGTGGGGTTTGTGGGCTGGTTACGAAATCCGTATAAGAGCACTAAGGTAACATCACTTAAACCTGTACAAGCAAAGAAAACAGAAAGGACGGTAAACCTAACGGTCTCCACTGTTACAAACTTCTATGACTACCTATACCGCAATGAAGAGTTGCCGCATGACATGGGCGAGAAGTTAATGCGACAGGTTTTTAATGGAGGTGGAAAGCAATACAAGAGTTTTTTGCATCACGTCAACAAAGACAAGCCGTCCATACGGAATGTGCTGAAGGTAAAAGAACCTCGCAAGAGGATTCAAACACTCACAAAGGAACAGGTCCAGCAACTATTGACGGCAACCACCAATATACGAGACACCTTCCTGGTTCAACTCCTATTTGAGACAGGATTACGGATTGGAGAAGCTCTTTCTCTGTTCATGGAGGATTTCAAATTTGACCACGGCAAAGGGCATCGGATTCGTTTGACGGACCGAGGGGAATTGGAAAACGGTGCGAGACTGAAAACAGGTGAACGGGAGATCTTTATATCGCAATCTCTCATGGATCTATACGATGACTACCTGTACGAAGTGATAGACGAACTGGACATGGATACCAACTTCGTGTTCGTTAAGCTCCGTGGTAAGAATGTGGGCAAGCCGATGACGTACAGCGAAGTAGAAGCCCTGTTCAAGCGACTAAGGAAGAAAACAGGAATTGATGTCCACCCTCATCTATTCCGCCACACCCATGCAACCATGTACTACCAGGAGACGAAGGATATTAAACAGGTGCAGGAACGTTTAGGACACTCCCAAATCCAAACGACGATGAACCTGTATCTTTATCCTTCGGACGAAGACATCCGTAAAGATTGGGAAAAAGCGCAGGGTGCATTTAAGATATAA